The following coding sequences lie in one Streptomyces sp. NBC_00510 genomic window:
- the secA gene encoding preprotein translocase subunit SecA encodes MSVLNKILRAGEGKILRKLHRIADQVNSIEEDFVNLTDAELRALTDEYRERYADGESLDDLLPEAFATVREAAKRVLGQRHYDVQLMGGAALHFGHVAEMRTGEGKTLVGTLPAYLNALSGKGVHLITTNDYLAERDSEWMGRVHRFLGLQVGCILANMTPGQRREQYACDITYGTNNEFGFDYLRDNMAWSQEELVQRGHNFAIVDEVDSILIDEARTPLIISGPADQATKWYSDFARLVTRLKPGEAGAMGKAETGDYDFDEKKRTVAIHESGVSKVEDWLGIDNLYESVNTPLVGYLNNAIKAKELYKKDKDYVVMDGEVMIVDEHTGRILAGRRYNEGMHQAIEAKEGVDIKDENQTLATITLQNFFRLYSKLSGMTGTAMTEAAEFHQIYKLGVVPIPTNRNLQRKDRADLIYRTEEAKFAAVVDDIVEKHEKGQPVLVGTTSVEKSEYLSQQLNKRGVPHEVLNAKQHEREASIVAQAGRKGAVTVATNMAGRGTDIKLGGNPDDLAEAELRQRGLDPVEHVEEWAAALPEALERAEAAVKTEFEEVKELGGLYVLGTERHESRRIDNQLRGRSGRQGDPGESRFYLSLGDDLMRLFKAQMVERVMAMANVPDDVPIENKMVTRAIASAQSQVEQQNFEIRKNVLKYDEVLNRQREVIYGERRRVLEGEDLHEQVRHFMDDTIDDYIAIETAEGFAEDWDLDRLWGAFKQLYPVTVTVEDLEDAAGDRAGITADFIAEMAKDDIHEQYDGREQQLGSEIMRELERRVVLSVLDRKWREHLYEMDYLQEGIGLRAMAQRDPLVEYQREGYDMFKAMMDGIKEESVGYLFNLEVQVEQQVEEVPVEAGAPQDAAPTLVKQDARPEIRAKGLEAPKRADRLHFSAPTVDGEGGVVEGDFESDAGPESDGMTRAERRRAAKGGRRRKK; translated from the coding sequence GTGTCCGTCCTCAACAAGATCCTGCGTGCAGGCGAAGGCAAGATCCTGCGCAAGCTGCACCGCATCGCGGACCAGGTCAATTCCATTGAAGAGGACTTCGTCAATCTGACGGACGCCGAGCTGAGGGCCCTCACGGACGAGTACAGGGAGCGCTACGCCGACGGCGAGAGCCTGGACGACCTGCTCCCCGAGGCGTTCGCCACCGTCCGCGAGGCCGCCAAGCGCGTCCTGGGTCAGCGGCACTACGACGTCCAGCTCATGGGTGGTGCGGCGCTGCACTTCGGCCACGTCGCCGAGATGCGCACCGGCGAGGGCAAGACCCTGGTCGGCACGCTGCCCGCCTACCTGAACGCGCTGTCCGGCAAGGGCGTGCACCTGATCACCACCAACGACTACCTCGCCGAGCGCGACTCGGAGTGGATGGGCCGGGTGCACCGCTTCCTGGGCCTGCAGGTGGGTTGCATCCTCGCGAACATGACCCCGGGGCAGCGCCGCGAGCAGTACGCCTGTGACATCACCTACGGCACCAACAACGAGTTCGGCTTCGACTACCTGCGCGACAACATGGCGTGGTCGCAGGAGGAACTGGTACAGCGCGGTCACAACTTCGCGATCGTGGACGAGGTGGACTCGATCCTCATCGACGAGGCCCGTACGCCGCTGATCATCTCCGGTCCGGCGGACCAGGCCACGAAGTGGTACTCGGACTTCGCCAGGCTGGTGACCCGCCTGAAGCCGGGCGAGGCCGGCGCCATGGGCAAGGCGGAGACCGGTGACTACGACTTCGACGAGAAGAAGCGCACCGTCGCCATCCACGAGTCCGGTGTGTCCAAGGTCGAGGACTGGCTGGGCATCGACAACCTCTACGAGTCGGTGAACACCCCGCTGGTGGGCTACCTGAACAACGCCATCAAGGCCAAGGAGCTCTACAAGAAGGACAAGGACTACGTCGTCATGGACGGCGAAGTCATGATCGTCGACGAGCACACCGGCCGCATCCTGGCCGGCCGCCGCTACAACGAGGGCATGCACCAAGCGATCGAGGCGAAGGAGGGGGTGGACATCAAGGACGAGAACCAGACGCTCGCCACGATCACCCTCCAGAACTTCTTCCGCCTGTACTCCAAGCTCTCGGGCATGACCGGTACGGCGATGACCGAGGCCGCGGAGTTCCACCAGATCTACAAGCTCGGCGTGGTCCCGATCCCGACCAACCGCAACCTGCAGCGCAAGGACCGGGCGGACCTGATCTACCGCACCGAGGAGGCGAAGTTCGCGGCGGTCGTCGACGACATCGTCGAGAAGCACGAGAAGGGCCAGCCGGTCCTGGTCGGCACCACCTCGGTCGAGAAGTCCGAGTACCTGTCGCAGCAGCTGAACAAGCGCGGCGTGCCGCACGAGGTGCTGAACGCCAAGCAGCACGAGCGTGAGGCGTCGATCGTCGCGCAGGCCGGCCGCAAGGGCGCCGTCACGGTGGCCACCAACATGGCCGGCCGTGGTACGGACATCAAGCTCGGCGGCAACCCGGACGACCTGGCCGAGGCGGAGCTGCGGCAGCGCGGCCTGGACCCGGTGGAGCACGTCGAGGAGTGGGCGGCGGCCCTGCCGGAGGCGCTGGAGCGTGCCGAGGCGGCGGTCAAGACCGAGTTCGAGGAGGTCAAGGAGCTCGGCGGCCTGTACGTGCTGGGCACCGAGCGCCACGAGTCGCGGCGCATCGACAACCAGCTGCGCGGCCGCTCCGGCCGTCAGGGCGACCCGGGCGAGTCCCGCTTCTACCTCTCCCTCGGTGACGACCTGATGCGCCTGTTCAAGGCGCAGATGGTGGAGCGCGTGATGGCGATGGCCAACGTGCCCGACGACGTGCCGATCGAGAACAAGATGGTGACCCGCGCCATCGCCTCCGCCCAGTCGCAGGTCGAGCAGCAGAACTTCGAGATCCGCAAGAACGTCCTGAAGTACGACGAGGTGCTCAACCGGCAGCGCGAGGTCATCTACGGCGAGCGCCGCCGCGTCCTGGAGGGCGAGGACCTGCACGAGCAGGTGCGTCACTTCATGGACGACACGATCGACGACTACATCGCGATCGAGACGGCCGAGGGCTTCGCCGAGGACTGGGACCTGGACCGGCTGTGGGGCGCCTTCAAGCAGCTCTACCCGGTCACGGTGACCGTGGAGGACCTGGAGGACGCCGCGGGCGACCGGGCGGGCATCACCGCGGACTTCATCGCGGAGATGGCCAAGGACGACATCCACGAGCAGTACGACGGGCGTGAGCAGCAGCTCGGCTCGGAGATCATGCGCGAGCTGGAGCGGCGCGTGGTGCTGTCGGTGCTGGACCGCAAGTGGCGCGAGCACCTGTACGAGATGGACTACCTGCAGGAGGGCATCGGCCTGCGGGCGATGGCGCAGCGCGACCCGCTGGTGGAGTACCAGCGCGAGGGCTACGACATGTTCAAGGCCATGATGGACGGCATCAAGGAGGAGTCCGTCGGCTACCTGTTCAACCTGGAGGTCCAGGTCGAGCAGCAGGTCGAGGAGGTGCCGGTGGAGGCCGGTGCCCCGCAGGACGCGGCTCCGACGCTGGTCAAGCAGGACGCCCGTCCGGAGATCCGGGCCAAGGGCCTGGAGGCCCCGAAGCGGGCCGACCGGCTGCACTTCTCCGCTCCCACGGTGGACGGCGAGGGCGGTGTCGTCGAGGGCGACTTCGAGAGCGACGCGGGCCCGGAGTCGGACGGCATGACGCGGGCGGAGCGCCGCCGCGCGGCCAAGGGCGGCCGGCGCCGCAAGAAGTAG
- a CDS encoding Rv3235 family protein, whose product MPTSTPAPTRHVTALPPHVWFAGRLLEVLTGRRPITSLAGRMEPEAYDRLWDLVGARADWRYVSRGHLPRLLGPPRVCPVPDGTAVEVSAVVLLTPHVVRALAFRLERAGRQGPARAGGGTGTLTGTGWRCAAVEAQ is encoded by the coding sequence ATGCCCACGTCCACGCCCGCACCCACACGGCACGTCACCGCCCTGCCACCGCACGTCTGGTTCGCCGGACGGCTGCTGGAGGTCCTCACCGGACGACGGCCCATCACCAGCCTCGCCGGACGGATGGAGCCCGAGGCCTACGACCGGCTCTGGGACCTCGTGGGCGCCCGCGCCGACTGGCGCTACGTCTCCCGGGGCCACCTGCCGCGGCTGCTGGGGCCGCCGCGCGTCTGCCCCGTCCCCGACGGGACGGCCGTCGAGGTCAGCGCCGTCGTGCTGCTCACCCCGCACGTCGTGCGGGCCCTCGCCTTCCGGCTGGAGCGTGCGGGCCGCCAGGGCCCGGCACGCGCCGGTGGCGGCACCGGCACCCTCACGGGCACCGGGTGGCGCTGCGCCGCCGTCGAGGCGCAGTGA
- a CDS encoding HAD family hydrolase, with amino-acid sequence MNAHLVWDWNGTLLHDIDAVIEATNASFAEIGLPRITLERYRELYCVPVPLFYERLMGRLPTDEEWEVMDDIFHRHYWTLAGTCGLAEGAAEILARRRYEGLTQSLCSLAPHDQLIPILRTHGIEHHFLRVDGRTEGSHSGKSEQMARHVAAMEGIAADRIVVIGDAVDDAVAAKHVGAMAVLYTGGSHSRASLETAGVPVVDSLEQAVETAEALVA; translated from the coding sequence GTGAACGCGCATCTCGTGTGGGACTGGAACGGCACGCTGCTCCATGACATCGACGCGGTGATCGAGGCGACCAACGCCTCCTTCGCCGAGATCGGGCTGCCGCGGATCACGCTGGAGCGTTACCGCGAGCTGTACTGCGTGCCGGTCCCCCTGTTCTACGAACGGCTCATGGGCCGGCTGCCCACCGACGAGGAGTGGGAGGTGATGGACGACATCTTCCATCGCCACTACTGGACCCTCGCCGGTACGTGCGGCCTCGCCGAGGGGGCGGCGGAGATCCTGGCGCGGCGCCGCTACGAGGGACTGACGCAGTCGCTGTGCTCCCTGGCGCCCCACGATCAGCTGATACCGATCCTGCGCACGCACGGCATCGAGCACCACTTCCTCCGGGTGGACGGCCGTACCGAGGGCAGCCACAGCGGCAAGTCCGAGCAGATGGCGCGGCACGTCGCCGCGATGGAGGGCATAGCGGCGGACCGCATCGTGGTGATCGGCGACGCCGTCGACGACGCGGTGGCCGCCAAGCACGTCGGGGCCATGGCGGTGCTCTACACCGGCGGCTCGCACAGCAGGGCCAGCCTGGAGACCGCGGGGGTGCCCGTCGTGGACAGCCTGGAGCAGGCGGTGGAGACCGCCGAGGCGCTCGTCGCCTGA
- a CDS encoding DJ-1/PfpI family protein: MATKILIVTGDAAESLEVMYPYQRLLEEGYEVHIAAPSRKKLRFVVHDFEEGFDTYTEKPGYTWQADLSFADVDPGAYAAVVVPGGRAPEYLRNDPELRKVLKAFFDADKPVAQICHGPLLTAAVGALSGRRVTAYPALEMDMEAAGASFQDSEAVVDGVVVSARAWPDHPAWMREFLTVLRSKAPVT, translated from the coding sequence ATGGCCACCAAGATCCTGATCGTGACCGGCGACGCGGCGGAATCGCTGGAAGTCATGTACCCGTACCAACGGCTCCTCGAGGAGGGGTACGAGGTGCACATCGCGGCCCCCAGCCGCAAGAAGCTCAGGTTCGTCGTCCACGACTTCGAGGAGGGCTTCGACACCTACACCGAGAAGCCCGGGTACACCTGGCAGGCCGACCTGTCCTTCGCGGACGTCGACCCCGGCGCGTACGCGGCCGTGGTCGTCCCCGGCGGACGCGCCCCGGAGTACCTGCGCAACGACCCGGAGCTGCGCAAGGTCCTCAAGGCCTTCTTCGACGCCGACAAGCCCGTCGCGCAGATCTGCCACGGCCCCCTGCTGACGGCCGCCGTCGGCGCCCTCAGCGGGCGCCGCGTCACCGCCTACCCGGCGCTGGAGATGGACATGGAGGCGGCCGGAGCGAGCTTCCAGGACTCCGAGGCCGTCGTCGACGGCGTCGTGGTCTCCGCGCGGGCCTGGCCGGACCACCCGGCGTGGATGCGCGAGTTCCTCACGGTGCTGCGCTCCAAGGCGCCGGTGACCTGA
- a CDS encoding NAD-glutamate dehydrogenase yields MQTKLDEAKAELLARAARVAENSPAGGQPGQGLEKEALEAFLQRYYLHSAPEDLLDRDPVDVFGAAVSHHRLAEVRPQGTANVRVHTPSVEENGWTCSHTVVEVVTDDMPFLVDSVTNELSRQDRAIHVVVHPQMLVRRDVTGKLLEVLDAAPGDGAGVPHDVLTESWIHVEIDRETDREDLKQITTDLRRVLSDVRETVEDWQKMRDAALRIADELAATPPALPEQEVGEAWELLRWLSEDHFTFLGYREYALTTETTPEGEEDVLTAVPGTGLGILRSDPQHRVEESESGQAVSPSFNRLPADARKKAREHKLLILTKANSRSTVHRPSYLDYIGVKKFDADGNVVGERRFLGLFSSAAYTESVRRVPVIRRKVQEVLDGAGFSPDSHDGRDLLQILETYPRDELFQTGPDELREIVTSVLYLQERRRLRLFLRQDEYGRYFSALVYLPRDRYTTGVRLRLTDILKEELNGVTADFTAWNTESVLSRLHFVVRVAAGTTLPHLTDRDVERIESRLADAARSWADGFAEALTSECGEERAAELTRRYAHAFPDGYRADFTPRAAVADLQHLERLNGEDFCLSLYEPVGAAPDERRFKIYRTGAPVSLSAVLPVLQRLGVEVIDERPYEMRRADGTRAWIYDFGLRIDPSLGDLGDDARERFQDAFTATWTGQAENDGFNSLVLRAGLTWRQAMVLRAYAKYLRQAGTAFSQDYMEDTLRNNVHTTRLLVNLFQARLSPDHQRAGSELTDALLEEVDAALEQVASLDEDRILRSFLTLIKATLRTNYFQRADGGKPHAYVSMKFDPQAIPDLPAPRPAYEIWVYSPRVEGVHLRFGKVARGGLRWSDRREDFRTEVLGLVKAQMVKNTVIVPVGAKGGFVAKQLPDPAADREAWLAEGITSYKTFISGLLDVTDNLVGGQVVPPADVVRHDGDDTYLVVAADKGTASFSDIANEVATSYGFWLGDAFASGGSVGYDHKKMGITARGAWESVKRHFRETGHDTQSEDFTVVGVGDMSGDVFGNGMLLSEHIRLVAAFDHRHIFIDPVPDAATSYAERRRMFELPRSSWADYDTKLISHGGGVFPRSAKAITLTPQIRKALGIEQPVAKMTPADLMKAILKAPVDLLWNGGIGTYVKAATESHLDVGDKANDSIRVDGGDLRVKVVGEGGNLGLTQLGRIEFAQTGGRVNTDAIDNSAGVDASDHEVNIKILVNAVVAEGDLTVKQRNSLLAQMTDEVGALVLRNNYAQNVALANGMAQSASLLHAHQRYLRRLVRDGKLDRALEFLPSDRQIRERLNAGHGLTQPELAVLLAYTKITVAEELLGTGLPDDPYLRQLLDAYFPKALHERFQAQIAGHALRREIVTTVLVNDTVNTGGTTFLHRFKEETGATTEEIVRAHTAARAIFGLGGIWDEVEALDTVVAADVQTRIRLHSRRLVERGTRWLLNNRPQPLAIAETIDFFREGVATVWAVLPKLLRGADLEWYESIRDELTGAGVPEELATRVAGLSSAFPALDIVDVADRTGKDPLAVAEVYYDLADRLQITQLLDRIIELPRADRWHSMARASIREDLFAAHAALTQDVLSVGNGSSTPEQRYQAWEESNSALIGRARTTLDEIQGSESFDLANLSVAMRTIRSLLRARR; encoded by the coding sequence ATGCAGACCAAGCTGGACGAAGCAAAGGCCGAGCTGCTCGCACGGGCGGCCCGGGTAGCTGAGAACAGCCCGGCGGGGGGACAACCTGGCCAGGGCCTCGAGAAGGAGGCGCTGGAAGCCTTCCTTCAGCGCTACTACCTGCACAGCGCCCCGGAGGACCTGCTCGACCGCGACCCGGTGGACGTCTTCGGCGCCGCCGTGTCCCACCACCGTCTCGCCGAGGTGCGCCCGCAGGGGACGGCCAACGTCCGCGTGCACACCCCCTCGGTGGAGGAGAACGGCTGGACGTGCAGCCACACGGTCGTCGAGGTGGTCACCGACGACATGCCCTTCCTGGTCGACTCCGTCACCAACGAGCTGTCCCGGCAGGACCGCGCGATCCACGTCGTCGTCCACCCGCAGATGCTGGTGCGCCGTGACGTGACCGGGAAGCTGCTGGAGGTGCTGGACGCCGCGCCCGGTGACGGCGCCGGTGTGCCGCACGACGTGCTGACCGAGTCCTGGATCCACGTGGAGATCGACCGCGAGACCGACCGCGAGGACCTGAAGCAGATCACCACGGACCTGCGCCGCGTCCTGTCCGACGTCCGCGAGACCGTCGAGGACTGGCAGAAGATGCGCGACGCCGCGCTGCGCATCGCCGACGAGCTGGCCGCGACCCCGCCCGCGCTGCCCGAGCAGGAGGTCGGCGAGGCCTGGGAGCTGCTGCGCTGGCTGTCCGAGGACCACTTCACCTTCCTCGGCTACCGCGAGTACGCGCTGACCACGGAGACCACCCCCGAGGGCGAGGAGGACGTGCTCACCGCCGTCCCCGGCACGGGCCTCGGCATCCTGCGCTCCGACCCGCAGCACCGCGTGGAGGAGTCCGAGAGCGGCCAGGCGGTCTCGCCGTCCTTCAACCGGCTGCCCGCGGACGCCCGCAAGAAGGCCCGCGAGCACAAGCTGCTGATCCTCACCAAGGCCAACAGCCGCTCCACCGTGCACCGCCCGTCCTACCTCGACTACATCGGGGTGAAGAAGTTCGACGCCGACGGCAACGTCGTCGGCGAGCGCCGCTTCCTCGGCCTGTTCTCCTCGGCCGCCTACACCGAGTCGGTGCGCCGGGTGCCGGTGATCCGCCGCAAGGTCCAGGAGGTGCTGGACGGCGCCGGGTTCTCCCCGGACAGCCACGACGGCCGCGACCTGCTGCAGATCCTGGAGACCTACCCGCGCGACGAGCTCTTCCAGACCGGCCCGGACGAGCTGCGCGAGATCGTCACCAGCGTGCTGTACCTGCAGGAACGCCGCCGGCTGCGGCTGTTCCTGCGCCAGGACGAGTACGGCCGCTACTTCTCGGCGCTGGTCTACCTGCCCCGGGACCGCTACACCACGGGCGTGCGGCTGCGGCTGACCGACATCCTCAAGGAGGAGCTGAACGGGGTCACCGCGGACTTCACGGCCTGGAACACCGAGTCGGTGCTCTCCCGGCTGCACTTCGTGGTCCGCGTCGCGGCCGGCACCACGCTGCCGCACCTGACCGACCGCGACGTCGAGCGGATCGAGAGCCGGCTCGCCGACGCCGCCCGTTCCTGGGCCGACGGCTTCGCCGAGGCGCTGACCTCCGAGTGCGGCGAGGAGCGCGCGGCCGAGCTGACCCGCCGCTACGCGCACGCCTTCCCCGACGGCTACCGTGCCGACTTCACGCCCCGCGCGGCCGTCGCGGACCTGCAGCACCTGGAGCGGCTCAACGGCGAGGACTTCTGCCTCAGCCTGTACGAGCCGGTCGGCGCCGCCCCCGACGAGCGCCGCTTCAAGATCTACCGCACCGGCGCCCCCGTCTCGCTGTCCGCGGTGCTGCCCGTGCTGCAGCGCCTGGGCGTCGAGGTGATCGACGAGCGTCCGTACGAGATGCGCCGCGCCGACGGCACCCGCGCCTGGATCTACGACTTCGGGCTGCGCATCGACCCGTCGCTGGGCGACCTCGGCGACGACGCCCGTGAGCGCTTCCAGGACGCCTTCACCGCGACGTGGACCGGGCAGGCCGAGAACGACGGCTTCAACTCCCTGGTGCTGCGCGCCGGGCTGACCTGGCGCCAGGCGATGGTGCTGCGGGCGTACGCCAAGTACCTGCGGCAGGCCGGCACGGCCTTCTCGCAGGACTACATGGAGGACACCCTCCGCAACAACGTCCACACCACCCGGCTGCTGGTCAACCTCTTCCAGGCCCGGCTCTCCCCGGACCACCAGCGGGCCGGCAGCGAGCTGACCGACGCGCTGCTGGAGGAGGTGGACGCCGCCCTGGAGCAGGTCGCCAGCCTGGACGAGGACCGCATCCTGCGCTCCTTCCTCACGCTCATCAAGGCGACGCTGCGCACCAACTACTTCCAGCGCGCCGACGGCGGCAAGCCGCACGCCTACGTGTCGATGAAGTTCGACCCGCAGGCGATCCCGGACCTGCCCGCGCCGCGCCCGGCGTACGAGATCTGGGTGTACTCCCCGCGCGTGGAGGGCGTGCACCTGCGCTTCGGCAAGGTCGCCCGCGGTGGCCTGCGCTGGTCCGACCGGCGCGAGGACTTCCGCACCGAGGTCCTCGGCCTGGTCAAGGCGCAGATGGTGAAGAACACCGTCATCGTGCCGGTCGGCGCCAAGGGCGGCTTCGTCGCCAAGCAGCTGCCGGACCCGGCCGCCGACCGCGAGGCGTGGCTGGCGGAGGGCATCACCTCCTACAAGACCTTCATCTCCGGTCTGCTCGACGTCACCGACAACCTGGTCGGCGGGCAGGTCGTGCCGCCGGCCGACGTGGTCCGCCACGACGGCGACGACACCTACCTGGTGGTCGCGGCCGACAAGGGCACCGCGTCGTTCTCGGACATCGCCAACGAGGTCGCCACCTCGTACGGCTTCTGGCTCGGCGACGCCTTCGCCTCCGGCGGCTCGGTCGGCTACGACCACAAGAAGATGGGCATCACCGCCCGCGGCGCCTGGGAGTCGGTCAAGCGGCACTTCCGCGAGACGGGCCACGACACCCAGAGCGAGGACTTCACCGTCGTCGGCGTCGGCGACATGTCCGGTGACGTCTTCGGCAACGGCATGCTGCTCAGCGAGCACATCCGGCTGGTCGCCGCCTTCGACCACCGGCACATCTTCATCGACCCCGTGCCGGACGCGGCGACCTCGTACGCCGAGCGCCGCCGGATGTTCGAGCTGCCGCGTTCCTCGTGGGCGGACTACGACACCAAGCTGATCTCGCACGGCGGCGGTGTCTTCCCGCGCAGCGCCAAGGCGATCACGCTCACCCCGCAGATCCGCAAGGCGCTCGGCATCGAGCAGCCGGTGGCGAAGATGACGCCGGCGGACCTGATGAAGGCGATCCTCAAGGCCCCGGTGGACCTGCTGTGGAACGGCGGCATCGGCACCTACGTGAAGGCCGCCACCGAGTCCCACCTGGACGTCGGCGACAAGGCCAACGACTCGATCCGCGTGGACGGCGGAGACCTGCGCGTCAAGGTCGTCGGCGAGGGCGGCAACCTGGGCCTGACCCAGCTCGGCCGGATCGAGTTCGCCCAGACCGGCGGGCGGGTCAACACCGACGCCATCGACAACAGCGCCGGCGTGGACGCCTCCGACCACGAGGTCAACATCAAGATCCTGGTCAACGCGGTCGTCGCCGAAGGCGACCTGACGGTCAAGCAGCGCAACTCGCTGCTGGCGCAGATGACCGACGAGGTCGGCGCCCTGGTGCTGCGCAACAACTACGCGCAGAACGTGGCCCTGGCCAACGGCATGGCCCAGTCCGCCAGCCTGCTCCACGCCCACCAGCGCTACCTGCGCAGGCTGGTCCGCGACGGCAAGCTGGACCGGGCCCTGGAGTTCCTGCCCTCCGACCGGCAGATCCGGGAGCGGCTTAACGCCGGCCACGGCCTGACCCAGCCGGAGCTGGCCGTCCTGCTCGCCTACACGAAGATCACCGTGGCGGAGGAGCTGCTCGGCACCGGCCTGCCCGACGACCCCTACCTGCGGCAGCTGCTCGACGCGTACTTCCCCAAGGCGCTGCACGAGCGGTTCCAGGCGCAGATCGCCGGGCACGCGCTGCGGCGCGAGATCGTGACGACGGTGCTGGTCAACGACACCGTCAACACCGGCGGCACCACCTTCCTGCATCGCTTCAAGGAGGAGACCGGGGCCACCACCGAGGAGATCGTGCGGGCGCACACCGCGGCCCGCGCCATCTTCGGCCTGGGCGGCATCTGGGACGAGGTGGAGGCGCTGGACACGGTCGTCGCGGCCGACGTCCAGACCCGGATCCGGCTGCACTCGCGGCGGCTGGTCGAGCGGGGCACCCGCTGGCTGCTGAACAACCGGCCGCAGCCGCTGGCCATCGCGGAGACGATCGACTTCTTCCGCGAGGGCGTCGCCACGGTGTGGGCGGTGCTGCCGAAGCTGCTGCGCGGCGCCGACCTGGAGTGGTACGAGTCGATCCGCGACGAGCTGACCGGCGCGGGCGTGCCGGAGGAGCTGGCCACGCGGGTCGCCGGGCTCTCCTCGGCCTTCCCGGCGCTCGACATCGTCGACGTCGCCGACCGGACCGGCAAGGACCCGCTGGCGGTCGCCGAGGTCTACTACGACCTCGCCGACCGGCTGCAGATCACGCAGCTGCTCGACCGGATCATCGAGCTGCCGCGCGCCGACCGCTGGCACTCCATGGCTCGGGCGTCGATCCGCGAGGACCTCTTCGCGGCGCACGCGGCCCTCACCCAGGACGTGCTGTCCGTCGGCAACGGCTCCTCCACCCCGGAGCAGCGCTACCAGGCGTGGGAGGAGTCCAACAGCGCGCTGATCGGGCGGGCGAGGACGACGCTCGACGAGATCCAGGGCTCGGAGAGCTTCGACCTGGCGAACCTGTCGGTGGCGATGCGGACGATCCGCTCGCTGCTGCGGGCCCGCCGCTGA